In Antedon mediterranea chromosome 10, ecAntMedi1.1, whole genome shotgun sequence, one genomic interval encodes:
- the LOC140060966 gene encoding uncharacterized protein — MRLSKHNFVIAYRCRGGLKLHQYPSLLYAWPVSPDVVIIQLGENDLADRDNRYIVARLCTLVDFLLCGTGCKLVMICQLLKRSPNVVGGRFNNRIIELNRTLERRFANRHDVILWKHRGL; from the coding sequence ATGAGACTATCGAAACACAACTTTGTTATTGCCTACAGATGTAGAGGGGGTCTTAAACTTCATCAATACCCATCTTTATTATATGCTTGGCCTGTGTCGCCTGATGTTGTAATTATACAACTTGGAGAAAACGACCTAGCTGACCGAGATAATCGCTACATAGTCGCACGCTTATGCACTTTAGTTGACTTCCTGCTATGCGGAACAGGTTGTAAACTCGTGATGATTTGTCAACTCCTTAAACGATCGCCGAACGTAGTGGGTGGTCGCTTTAACAACAGGATCATTGAACTCAACCGAACTTTAGAAAGGCGGTTTGCAAATaggcatgatgttatactatgGAAGCACAGAGGATTATAG
- the LOC140060967 gene encoding integrase/recombinase xerD homolog, with protein MSAISFVHKLVGLPDPSGFFLVQKIIRGIHSRAAKVDSRLPITKGILIRLLDALEFIEPLLPHRLLLEALFLTAFQGFFRLGELASKAKDSNVVQRNDLTLNKTGALIIIRHHKTGVGKPPVSVSFAPWVREKYCPVAALTNYLAHCQQSTGPLFQHLDGKAVTQQFVSCRLRAAVSFIGLNPSHYKGHSFRIGAATHAASLGMSNSLIQQFGR; from the coding sequence ATGTCTGCAATCTCGTTCGTACAcaagttagtaggcctaccggATCCTAGCGGGTTTTTCCTCGTTCAAAAAATTATCCGCGGAATTCATTCTAGGGCGGCAAAAGTGGACTCTCGGCTTCCCATAACAAAAGGGATCTTGATTAGGCTACTCGATGCATTGGAGTTTATAGAACCATTACTACCCCATCGTTTGTTACTTGAAGCATTATTTCTTACAGCGTTTCAGGGTTTTTTTCGACTCGGAGAATTGGCATCTAAAGCCAAAGATTCTAACGTAGTACAGCGCAACGATTTAACTCTGAACAAAACTGGGGCCTTAATCATAATACGACACCACAAAACTGGAGTTGGAAAACCCCCCGTTTCGGTATCATTTGCACCATGGGTTAGAGAAAAGTACTGCCCAGTAGCCGCACTAACAAACTACCTCGCACATTGCCAACAGTCCACAGGTCCCTTGTTTCAGCACCTTGATGGCAAGGCGGTTACACAACAATTTGTGTCGTGCCGGCTGAGAGCGGCAGTGTCGTTTATTGGGTTGAATCCGAGCCATTACAAGGGCCACAGTTTTCGTATTGGGGCAGCAACACATGCTGCGTCATTAGGCATGTCAAATAGCCTCATTCAACAATTTGGGAGATAG